From one Bacteroides eggerthii genomic stretch:
- a CDS encoding glycoside hydrolase family 3 C-terminal domain-containing protein, with product MNLKKHVVLFAGIFFCTYLMAQRSSEILSVSASVNQEKASLAFDKDQRTVWEVDGKNPKLDQWLMFTLQTPGDVCEMYLQLQGISKDELKQQMSIFVTYDPMNLGEPVDYQVQGSARGMRVTFSPKYGAHVKLVFKGNVRVGPFDIKEVSVFLADEELKNHKGDKTTLRYMDPRLPVNERVESLLSVMTPEDKMELIREGWGIPGIPHLYVPPITKVEAVHGFSYGSGATIFPQALAMGATWNKNLTEKVAMAIGEETLAAGTMQAWSPVLDVAQDARWGRCEETFGEDPVLVSQIGGAWIKGYQSKGLFTTPKHFGGHGAPLGGRDSHDIGLSEREMREVHLVPFRHVIRNYSCQSLMMAYSDFLGVPVAKSKELLRNILREEWGFDGFVVSDCGAIGNLTSRKHYTAKNKIEAANQALAAGIATNCGDTYNDKEVIQAAKDGRLDMANLDNVCRTMLRMMFRNELFEKEHKEPLDWNKIYPGWNSDSHKEIARQSARESIVMLENKDDVLPLSKHVRTIAVLGPGADNLQPGDYTPKLRPGQLKSVLTGIKQAVGNQTKILYEQGCEFTGSNGENIPNAVKVAAQSDVVVLVLGDCSTSEATTDVYKTSGENHDYATLILPGRQQELLEAVCATGKPVVLVLQIGRPYNLTKESELCKAIIVNWLPGQEGGLATADVLFGDYNPAGRLPMTFPRHVGQLPLYYNFKTSGRRYEYSDLEYYPLYYFGYGLSYTSFEYSDLKVEERENGNIIAHVNVKNIGHRAGDEVVQLYVTDMYASVKTRITELKDFTRVHLRPGESKSISFELTPYELSLLNDNMDRVVEKGTFKILVGGVSPQYIAKDRIKDSLGYEDAQKGLSVMLEYNHGFAADFDLALSKVEDNLLAKQRTIWISVKNNGTLMDTGKVEMYVDGRKTGDKVHYELAPGEEKLIPFIVDKDSNQSVVFATKYKVLSI from the coding sequence ATGAATTTGAAAAAACATGTAGTTCTATTCGCAGGAATATTTTTCTGTACTTATCTAATGGCTCAAAGGTCAAGTGAAATCTTATCAGTTTCAGCATCTGTCAATCAAGAGAAAGCTTCACTGGCTTTTGATAAAGATCAGCGTACGGTGTGGGAAGTTGATGGTAAAAATCCGAAGCTAGATCAATGGCTGATGTTTACTCTCCAAACTCCGGGAGATGTGTGTGAAATGTACCTTCAATTGCAGGGAATATCCAAGGACGAACTGAAGCAACAGATGAGTATATTTGTGACATATGACCCGATGAATTTAGGAGAACCTGTCGACTATCAGGTACAAGGTAGCGCCAGAGGGATGAGGGTAACATTTTCGCCTAAATATGGTGCCCATGTAAAACTTGTCTTTAAAGGTAATGTACGTGTGGGGCCTTTCGATATAAAAGAAGTATCAGTTTTTCTGGCTGATGAGGAACTGAAAAATCATAAAGGAGATAAAACGACATTACGTTATATGGATCCTAGACTTCCTGTAAATGAACGTGTGGAAAGCTTATTGTCTGTAATGACACCGGAAGATAAAATGGAATTGATTCGTGAAGGATGGGGGATTCCCGGAATTCCTCATTTATATGTGCCTCCCATTACGAAAGTTGAGGCTGTGCATGGTTTTTCATATGGTAGCGGAGCAACAATATTTCCACAGGCGTTGGCTATGGGGGCGACCTGGAACAAGAATCTGACGGAAAAAGTAGCAATGGCTATTGGGGAGGAAACTCTTGCGGCAGGTACCATGCAAGCCTGGTCTCCTGTGTTAGACGTAGCACAGGATGCTCGTTGGGGACGTTGTGAGGAAACCTTCGGCGAAGATCCGGTTTTGGTATCTCAAATTGGCGGAGCTTGGATTAAGGGCTATCAGTCTAAAGGGCTGTTTACAACTCCGAAACATTTTGGAGGTCATGGTGCACCTTTGGGGGGACGTGATTCGCACGATATAGGATTGTCCGAAAGAGAAATGCGTGAGGTACATTTAGTTCCTTTCCGACATGTTATTCGTAACTATTCCTGTCAGTCATTAATGATGGCTTACTCTGATTTTTTGGGGGTGCCTGTTGCTAAAAGTAAAGAACTTCTGCGTAATATTTTGCGTGAAGAATGGGGATTTGATGGTTTTGTTGTGAGTGATTGCGGTGCTATCGGTAATTTAACATCACGAAAGCATTATACTGCAAAAAACAAGATAGAAGCTGCTAATCAAGCTTTGGCTGCAGGTATTGCTACAAATTGTGGTGATACTTATAATGATAAAGAAGTGATACAAGCTGCAAAAGATGGACGCCTTGATATGGCAAATCTTGATAATGTTTGCCGTACAATGTTGCGTATGATGTTCCGTAATGAATTATTTGAAAAAGAACATAAGGAACCTTTGGATTGGAATAAGATATATCCGGGTTGGAATTCGGACAGCCATAAGGAAATTGCACGTCAATCGGCACGGGAATCTATTGTTATGTTAGAGAATAAGGATGATGTGTTGCCCTTATCCAAGCATGTGCGTACAATTGCCGTATTGGGACCCGGAGCAGACAACCTTCAGCCGGGTGATTATACTCCCAAACTTCGTCCTGGTCAGTTGAAGTCTGTTTTGACAGGTATTAAGCAGGCCGTAGGTAATCAGACGAAAATTCTCTACGAGCAGGGATGTGAATTTACCGGTTCCAATGGTGAAAACATTCCCAATGCGGTGAAAGTTGCTGCCCAGTCGGACGTAGTAGTGTTGGTTTTGGGCGATTGTTCTACCAGCGAGGCTACGACAGACGTTTATAAAACATCTGGTGAAAATCATGATTATGCAACTTTGATTCTGCCTGGCAGGCAGCAGGAACTGTTGGAAGCTGTTTGTGCAACAGGAAAGCCTGTTGTTTTAGTGCTTCAAATAGGTCGCCCTTATAACCTGACAAAAGAGTCGGAGTTATGTAAGGCTATTATTGTTAACTGGTTACCTGGGCAGGAAGGAGGGCTTGCTACGGCAGATGTACTGTTTGGTGATTACAATCCTGCCGGTCGTTTGCCAATGACTTTCCCGCGACATGTAGGACAGTTACCGCTTTATTACAACTTTAAAACTTCCGGCCGTCGTTATGAGTATTCAGATTTGGAGTATTATCCTCTTTACTATTTTGGATATGGTTTGAGTTATACCTCTTTTGAATATTCGGATTTGAAAGTGGAAGAGAGGGAGAACGGTAATATCATCGCGCACGTGAATGTGAAGAATATAGGTCATCGTGCTGGTGATGAGGTTGTTCAATTGTATGTAACAGATATGTATGCTAGTGTAAAAACACGTATTACTGAATTGAAAGACTTTACACGCGTTCATTTACGACCGGGAGAGTCCAAGAGTATTTCTTTTGAATTAACTCCTTATGAATTGTCACTACTTAATGACAACATGGACAGGGTTGTAGAGAAAGGAACATTCAAAATATTAGTTGGTGGTGTTAGTCCCCAATATATAGCTAAAGACCGTATCAAAGATAGTTTGGGATATGAGGATGCACAAAAAGGTCTATCTGTTATGTTAGAGTATAACCATGGATTTGCGGCAGACTTCGATTTGGCTTTATCCAAAGTGGAAGACAACTTGCTGGCAAAGCAGAGAACAATATGGATCTCTGTCAAGAATAATGGTACTTTAATGGATACAGGAAAGGTCGAAATGTATGTCGACGGTCGGAAAACGGGAGATAAAGTACATTATGAACTTGCTCCGGGAGAAGAAAAACTGATACCTTTTATTGTAGATAAAGACAGTAACCAATCTGTTGTATTTGCTACTAAGTATAAAGTGCTATCTATTTAG
- a CDS encoding glycoside hydrolase family 3 N-terminal domain-containing protein, translated as MKRRFSLCISVLLCIGAYAGSGPTIYKKGWIDFNKNGVKDVYEDPSAPLDARVHDLLSQMSIEEKTCQMATLYGSGRVLRDSLPTEQWKNEIWKDGIANIDEQANGLGTFGSTLSYPYVNSVENRQAIQRWFVEETRLGIPVDFTNEGIRGLCHDRATMFPAQCGQGATWNKELISEIARVTAEEAKALGYTNIYSPILDIAQDPRWGRVVECYGEDPFLVGELGKRMIKGLQAEGLVATPKHFAVYSVPVGGRDAGTRTDPHVAPREMRTLYLEPFRKAFCEAGALGVMSSYNDYDGEPITGSYHFLTEILRHEWGFKGYVVSDSEAVEFLYSKHKVAADAVDGAAQVINAGLNVRTNFSLPENFIYPLRHAISEGKISMQTIDSRVADVLRVKFMMGLFDNPYKGDTKKLEKVVHCKEHQNVSMRAALESIVLLKNENNILPLSKSIKKVAVIGPNAAEVDNLICRYGPANAPIKTVYQGIKDYLPDSEVRYAKGADIIDEYFPESELYDVPLNKTEETMIDEAVALAKESDVAIMVLGGNEKTVREEYSRTNLDLCGRQEKLLQAVYATGKPVILVMIDGRAATINWAERYIPGIVHAWFPGEFMGDAIAKVIFGDYNPGGKLAVTFPRSVGQIPFAFPFKPGSDSKGFVRVTGSLYPFGYGLSYTTFDYSALKIENPVIGTQGSVKLSCRVKNTGKIAGDEVVQLYLHDEVSSVTTYVKVLRGFERIHLQPGEEKVVDFVLTPQDMGLWNKDNHFIVEPGTFAVMVGSSSQDIRLQGKFEVK; from the coding sequence ATGAAAAGAAGATTTTCTTTATGTATTTCAGTATTGCTTTGTATAGGAGCATATGCAGGTAGTGGTCCTACTATATATAAAAAGGGCTGGATTGATTTTAATAAGAATGGAGTGAAGGATGTTTATGAGGATCCATCGGCTCCTTTGGATGCAAGAGTACATGACTTATTGTCACAGATGTCGATAGAGGAGAAAACATGTCAGATGGCTACCTTGTATGGTTCTGGTCGTGTATTAAGGGATTCCCTACCCACAGAACAATGGAAGAATGAGATTTGGAAAGATGGTATTGCAAATATAGATGAACAAGCTAATGGTTTGGGAACATTTGGTTCTACCTTATCTTACCCTTATGTGAATAGTGTAGAAAATCGACAGGCAATCCAGCGCTGGTTTGTAGAAGAAACACGTCTTGGAATACCTGTTGATTTTACTAATGAAGGTATTCGTGGACTTTGTCATGATAGGGCAACCATGTTTCCGGCACAGTGCGGACAAGGTGCTACGTGGAATAAAGAATTGATAAGTGAAATTGCGCGCGTAACAGCAGAAGAAGCGAAAGCATTGGGATATACTAATATTTATTCTCCAATTTTGGATATCGCTCAAGACCCTCGTTGGGGGCGTGTAGTGGAATGTTACGGGGAGGATCCTTTTCTTGTAGGGGAACTTGGAAAGCGGATGATTAAAGGACTTCAGGCAGAGGGACTTGTTGCTACTCCTAAACATTTTGCAGTATATAGTGTCCCTGTGGGTGGGCGTGATGCTGGTACTCGTACAGATCCACACGTAGCGCCACGTGAGATGAGAACACTTTATTTGGAACCTTTCCGTAAAGCTTTTTGTGAAGCGGGAGCATTGGGGGTAATGAGTTCGTATAATGATTATGATGGTGAACCGATTACGGGTAGCTATCATTTTTTGACAGAAATTCTTCGTCATGAGTGGGGTTTTAAAGGCTATGTGGTCTCGGATAGTGAGGCGGTAGAGTTTCTCTATTCTAAACATAAAGTGGCTGCCGATGCTGTGGACGGAGCCGCTCAAGTGATAAATGCCGGACTGAACGTGCGTACGAATTTTTCTTTACCTGAGAATTTCATCTATCCGCTTCGTCATGCTATCAGTGAAGGGAAGATCTCTATGCAAACTATTGACAGTCGTGTTGCTGACGTATTACGTGTGAAGTTTATGATGGGATTATTTGATAATCCTTACAAAGGTGATACCAAGAAGTTGGAAAAGGTGGTACACTGCAAAGAACATCAGAATGTATCTATGAGAGCTGCTTTAGAGTCTATTGTTTTATTGAAAAATGAGAACAATATCTTACCGCTATCTAAGTCTATCAAGAAAGTTGCAGTCATTGGTCCAAATGCAGCCGAAGTTGACAATTTGATATGTCGTTATGGACCTGCTAATGCTCCGATAAAAACAGTATATCAAGGTATAAAAGACTATTTGCCGGATTCGGAGGTGCGTTATGCGAAGGGAGCTGATATTATTGATGAATATTTTCCGGAGAGTGAGCTTTACGATGTACCTCTGAATAAAACAGAAGAAACTATGATAGATGAAGCGGTTGCTTTGGCTAAAGAGTCAGACGTAGCTATTATGGTGTTAGGAGGAAACGAGAAAACTGTACGTGAAGAATATTCACGAACTAATTTGGATTTGTGTGGGCGGCAGGAGAAACTGTTGCAGGCAGTATATGCTACTGGTAAACCTGTTATTCTGGTAATGATAGATGGACGGGCTGCTACAATCAACTGGGCAGAACGTTATATTCCGGGGATTGTGCACGCTTGGTTTCCGGGTGAATTTATGGGTGATGCAATTGCGAAAGTTATTTTCGGCGATTATAATCCGGGTGGAAAGTTGGCGGTGACCTTTCCTCGTTCTGTGGGCCAGATCCCTTTTGCATTCCCGTTTAAACCGGGTTCTGATTCCAAAGGTTTTGTGCGTGTAACAGGTTCCCTTTATCCTTTTGGATATGGTTTGAGCTATACAACTTTTGATTATAGTGCTTTGAAGATAGAAAATCCGGTAATTGGTACACAAGGAAGTGTGAAACTGAGTTGCAGGGTGAAGAATACGGGCAAAATTGCCGGTGATGAGGTTGTGCAACTCTACTTGCATGACGAGGTAAGTTCCGTGACTACTTATGTGAAAGTGTTACGTGGTTTTGAACGCATCCATTTGCAACCGGGAGAGGAGAAAGTAGTTGACTTCGTGCTTACACCTCAGGATATGGGATTATGGAATAAAGATAATCATTTTATAGTAGAGCCGGGTACCTTTGCTGTAATGGTTGGCAGCTCTTCACAGGATATTCGGTTACAGGGAAAGTTTGAGGTGAAGTAA